In Paenibacillus algicola, a genomic segment contains:
- a CDS encoding O-antigen ligase family protein yields the protein MSKPVYGKSTKRSIEVEQPSALQWVLIIGMVIFLAWTPFQTGLFNGQMLDFERPIFWAAILACGMGVLWFAAYFKQVRLEDQRDWLAVAVLLLPLSYVVSLAGAASHYLAMNMVVIQGVQAILFITGLYLLRHPVGNRIIQAAMMAVSYLIVGFGLLHWFGQGKTAGAIAQWFSNTVANGIYTNAVMTDSNGLRLTSVFQYANTYAAFLMAFLFAAVFFITSSRKAYAQAFHSFMLVPIIVSLLLTLSRGGLVMLPVAFVLLLLFLKPAQQILWMVHLGVAGAASLLISKPVTDLGLQLNESFSGSGALKGWGYVLGVSALVGLLGWAIQRYAAPVLENAFHKWSDRKGSTLWIPIGSVVLGGLLIALFIGTSLKNLLPDNLNTRLDNINFNQHSVLERFTFYKDAMKVVGDYPIFGAGGGAWAALYEQYQNNPYTSRQAHNFFLQYFIEVGIVGFLIFMSFILYIFYKYIRGYFKSGEAQQRSHFLYMIVVLSILLHSILDFNMSYVFIGILVFLGLGGMAAAMDHQPVTRLKLSPSTAKGVYAALAGIGLILLLITSIRYVQASSAALDARQVAKTSTSFEEIKTALEKDLKIRSSHPDSVLLLSSLYSTAYQQTQDEGFYSQLIALLNNALEDEPYNKAMLSRLMQAYELKGQQDKAFALLTSHAYKFNWDIEWHEKIINQAFELGYQSLGAGALDAKDKYFREGIATFRHVQEGVEHLKTLPEGQMQGRPFEITPTMILNAGKMNYMINEPEQASSVLALGLQEDLSQPLQQDIAAWYMAALQKQEQGDPDLMNKLKQVDPTAEERIQSWSQLQF from the coding sequence TTGTCTAAACCAGTATACGGTAAATCGACCAAAAGGTCGATAGAAGTCGAACAACCCTCTGCGCTGCAGTGGGTGTTAATTATTGGCATGGTGATTTTCTTGGCATGGACTCCGTTTCAGACGGGGCTGTTTAATGGTCAGATGCTAGATTTTGAGAGACCGATCTTCTGGGCTGCGATTCTGGCCTGCGGAATGGGTGTGCTGTGGTTTGCAGCGTATTTCAAACAGGTCCGTTTGGAGGATCAGCGGGATTGGCTCGCGGTCGCGGTGCTGCTGCTGCCTTTGAGCTATGTGGTGTCGCTGGCCGGGGCGGCCTCGCATTATTTAGCGATGAATATGGTCGTGATCCAGGGTGTGCAGGCAATTCTGTTCATTACGGGTCTGTATCTGCTGCGGCATCCGGTAGGGAATCGGATCATTCAGGCTGCGATGATGGCGGTGTCTTATCTGATCGTCGGTTTCGGGCTGCTGCATTGGTTTGGCCAAGGCAAAACCGCCGGTGCTATCGCACAATGGTTCTCTAACACGGTAGCGAACGGTATTTATACGAATGCGGTCATGACCGACTCGAACGGATTACGTCTGACCTCGGTCTTTCAGTACGCAAATACATATGCGGCTTTTCTGATGGCCTTTTTGTTTGCGGCGGTGTTCTTTATCACCTCTTCCCGCAAAGCGTATGCTCAGGCCTTTCACAGCTTCATGCTGGTTCCCATCATAGTCTCCCTGCTGCTGACGCTCTCCCGCGGGGGACTGGTGATGCTGCCGGTGGCGTTCGTGCTGCTGCTTCTGTTCCTAAAGCCCGCCCAGCAAATTTTGTGGATGGTGCATTTGGGGGTGGCCGGGGCAGCCTCGCTGCTCATCTCCAAACCGGTGACGGATTTGGGCCTGCAGTTAAATGAAAGCTTCAGCGGCAGCGGTGCTCTGAAGGGCTGGGGATATGTACTCGGCGTTTCTGCACTTGTCGGGCTGCTCGGCTGGGCCATTCAGCGGTATGCTGCTCCGGTGCTGGAGAACGCTTTTCACAAATGGAGTGACCGCAAAGGCTCCACACTCTGGATTCCCATCGGCTCGGTGGTGCTGGGCGGTCTGCTGATCGCGCTGTTCATTGGAACGAGCCTCAAAAATCTGCTTCCGGATAACCTGAACACCCGTCTCGACAACATTAACTTCAACCAGCACAGTGTCCTGGAGCGCTTTACGTTCTATAAGGATGCGATGAAGGTGGTCGGTGATTATCCGATATTTGGAGCAGGCGGCGGTGCCTGGGCAGCCCTGTACGAGCAGTACCAGAACAATCCGTATACGAGCCGCCAGGCCCATAACTTTTTTCTGCAGTATTTCATTGAAGTGGGCATTGTCGGGTTCCTGATCTTTATGTCCTTTATCCTGTATATCTTCTATAAATATATCCGCGGTTATTTCAAGTCAGGTGAGGCGCAGCAGCGCTCGCACTTCTTATATATGATCGTGGTGCTGTCGATTCTGCTGCACAGCATTCTGGACTTTAATATGAGCTATGTGTTTATCGGCATTCTCGTCTTTCTGGGCCTTGGCGGTATGGCGGCGGCGATGGATCACCAGCCGGTCACCCGGCTGAAGCTGTCACCTTCGACGGCCAAAGGGGTGTATGCCGCGCTGGCGGGGATTGGACTGATCCTGCTGCTTATTACGTCCATCCGGTATGTACAAGCCAGCAGCGCAGCGCTGGATGCACGTCAGGTCGCCAAGACCAGCACTTCTTTCGAAGAGATCAAGACAGCTCTGGAAAAAGATCTGAAGATCCGCTCCAGCCATCCGGATTCTGTACTGCTTCTGTCCTCTCTATATTCGACAGCTTACCAGCAGACCCAGGATGAAGGATTCTACAGCCAGCTGATCGCCCTGTTGAATAATGCTCTGGAGGATGAGCCCTACAACAAAGCGATGCTGAGCCGCCTGATGCAGGCGTATGAGCTGAAAGGCCAGCAGGACAAGGCTTTTGCGCTGTTAACGAGCCACGCCTACAAGTTCAACTGGGATATCGAATGGCATGAAAAAATCATCAACCAGGCCTTTGAGCTGGGCTATCAGTCGCTCGGCGCCGGGGCTCTGGACGCCAAGGACAAATATTTCAGAGAAGGGATCGCTACGTTCCGGCATGTGCAGGAAGGCGTGGAGCATTTGAAGACGCTGCCGGAGGGGCAGATGCAGGGACGCCCATTTGAAATTACGCCAACCATGATTCTAAACGCCGGCAAAATGAATTATATGATAAACGAGCCTGAACAGGCATCGTCCGTGCTCGCCCTGGGGCTGCAGGAGGATCTGTCACAGCCCCTGCAGCAGGATATTGCCGCATGGTATATGGCTGCTCTGCAGAAGCAGGAGCAGGGGGATCCCGACCTCATGAATAAGCTAAAGCAAGTCGATCCTACCGCTGAAGAGCGGATTCAGAGCTGGTCACAGCTGCAATTCTAG
- the gmd gene encoding GDP-mannose 4,6-dehydratase, with protein sequence MTKKALITGITGQDGSYLAELLLEKGYKVYGVRRRTSVPILENIKHIENEIELIEGDLLDLSSLVRAVQVSNPDEVYNLGAQSFVGTSWNQPIITGQVTALSVTNMLESVRIVKPDAKFYQASSSEMFGKVVETPQKETTPFYPRSPYGVAKVYGHWMTVNYRESYDMFTCSGILFNHESPRRGIEFVTRKISDAVARIKLGLQSELRLGNLDALRDWGYAKDYVECMWLMLQQKEADDYVIATGEVHSVKEFCELAFSHVGLSYQDYVVTDPKFFRAAEVDLLLGDPSKSIEKLGWNPQKTTFKELVHLMVDQDMERIRQYKSQYNVLGK encoded by the coding sequence ATGACTAAAAAAGCATTAATCACTGGAATAACTGGACAAGATGGATCTTACCTGGCTGAGTTGCTGCTAGAGAAGGGTTATAAAGTTTATGGCGTAAGAAGAAGAACGAGTGTACCAATTTTGGAGAATATTAAACATATTGAGAATGAGATTGAGTTAATTGAAGGCGATCTATTAGATTTGAGTTCTTTGGTACGTGCTGTGCAAGTCTCAAACCCTGATGAGGTTTACAACTTAGGTGCCCAATCATTTGTAGGAACCTCATGGAATCAACCGATTATAACAGGTCAGGTAACCGCTCTAAGTGTCACAAATATGCTAGAATCTGTGAGGATCGTCAAGCCTGATGCGAAATTTTATCAAGCTTCAAGTAGTGAGATGTTCGGTAAAGTAGTAGAGACCCCACAAAAAGAAACAACTCCGTTCTATCCTCGAAGCCCATATGGAGTAGCGAAGGTTTATGGACATTGGATGACTGTTAATTATCGTGAGAGCTATGATATGTTTACATGCTCAGGAATCCTCTTCAATCATGAATCTCCGCGTCGTGGTATCGAATTCGTTACTCGAAAGATTTCTGACGCAGTAGCGCGAATAAAGTTAGGGCTGCAGAGCGAACTAAGGCTGGGGAATCTTGATGCATTAAGAGATTGGGGCTACGCTAAAGACTATGTTGAATGCATGTGGCTAATGCTTCAACAAAAAGAAGCAGATGATTATGTAATTGCAACAGGAGAAGTACACTCGGTTAAAGAGTTCTGTGAATTGGCATTTAGCCATGTAGGATTGTCGTATCAAGATTATGTTGTAACAGATCCCAAATTCTTTAGAGCCGCTGAAGTTGACTTGTTACTGGGTGATCCATCTAAATCTATAGAGAAGCTTGGATGGAATCCGCAAAAAACTACGTTTAAAGAATTAGTGCATCTTATGGTTGATCAAGATATGGAGAGAATTAGACAGTATAAAAGTCAGTATAACGTTCTAGGGAAGTGA
- a CDS encoding GDP-mannose 4,6-dehydratase has product MKALITGVSGFVGTHLSKALLDQNYEVYGISRSQPSNNEIKFYHCDIRDADKLEILLREINPDEIYHMAGPAYVPQSYENPIDVYNIIAGGTLNLYEAVKRLGLASKILYVGSAEVYGADSTHPFNESDLLRPKNPYAGAKACADIISQQYVLTYNLNIIRARPFNHTGPYQSANYVSSDFAKQVAECERSGRREVRVGNIHLQRDFLDVRDVIDAYLLLMRYGSSGNVYNVSSMKAKPISVLLDYLLMETKYNDWEIYVDPYKTRLKDITIRIGDNSKLIQETGWTQKYELSETMRDLLNYWRVHVQRVERG; this is encoded by the coding sequence GTGAAAGCCCTAATAACTGGGGTGAGCGGTTTTGTAGGGACTCACTTGAGTAAAGCTTTGTTAGATCAGAATTATGAGGTGTATGGAATATCTCGCTCCCAGCCTTCAAATAACGAAATTAAATTTTATCACTGTGACATAAGAGATGCCGATAAGCTTGAAATCCTGTTAAGAGAGATTAATCCAGATGAGATATATCATATGGCAGGACCGGCTTACGTACCACAGTCTTACGAGAACCCTATAGATGTATACAATATTATTGCAGGCGGAACATTAAACTTATATGAGGCTGTTAAGAGGTTGGGTTTGGCCTCTAAAATCTTGTATGTAGGATCAGCTGAAGTTTATGGAGCGGACAGTACGCATCCATTTAACGAATCTGATTTGTTACGTCCCAAAAATCCTTATGCAGGAGCAAAGGCCTGTGCTGATATCATCAGTCAACAGTATGTACTCACCTATAACTTAAATATTATAAGAGCGAGACCTTTTAATCACACAGGTCCATACCAGTCTGCAAACTATGTGAGTTCTGACTTTGCTAAACAGGTAGCAGAGTGTGAGCGCAGCGGGAGACGCGAAGTGAGGGTAGGTAACATCCACTTACAAAGAGACTTTCTCGATGTAAGGGATGTTATAGATGCATATCTGCTTCTAATGAGGTATGGCAGCTCAGGGAATGTCTATAATGTTTCGTCTATGAAAGCTAAGCCGATTTCGGTCCTCCTGGATTACTTGCTTATGGAAACAAAATATAATGATTGGGAGATTTATGTAGATCCTTATAAAACCAGGTTAAAGGATATCACGATAAGAATAGGGGATAACTCAAAGTTAATTCAGGAGACTGGATGGACTCAAAAGTATGAACTAAGTGAGACGATGAGAGACCTTTTAAATTATTGGCGAGTACATGTACAAAGAGTGGAACGAGGTTAG
- a CDS encoding glycosyltransferase: MVVLEIRKAIIRFIYRMIPIVKPITSVILSDKGKKKLKKFFLSTTSSGGHRASNLLPNSPMIEGINLIGYSRAEMGIGESCRIAANSISAAGIPFGIINFQGTSSARMEDLTWLSKEIKYPIYKINVFHINAEQMPELNVRYNDLLFKDRYNIGVWHWELPDFPEDWTDSFQYVDEIWAPSTFVAQALAIKSPVPVIKIPHSIEVTIKEYRDRKYYDLPENSFLFLTMYDVRSYQERKNPEASINAFKISFEPDDMSVGLVIKVNSYRSKSNEFLKLKSMIEGYRNIYIINETLSRNDVNALLNVCDSFISLHRSEGFGLGLAEAMYLGKPAIGTNWSSTTDFMNYDNSCLVKYTLVHPTRDFGPYKAYQYWAEPDINHASEFMKKLVDDNKFYTDIGSEGQTFIKKYYSPSSVGQEISKRLKYIGKWKFGGGI, encoded by the coding sequence ATGGTGGTGTTAGAGATAAGAAAAGCAATTATACGATTTATTTATCGAATGATTCCAATTGTTAAGCCAATTACTTCAGTTATTTTGTCGGATAAAGGAAAAAAAAAGCTAAAAAAATTTTTCTTATCAACTACAAGCTCTGGAGGTCATAGAGCATCAAATTTATTACCCAATAGCCCAATGATTGAGGGTATTAATCTCATTGGCTACTCTAGAGCTGAGATGGGGATAGGAGAATCCTGTCGGATAGCTGCTAATAGTATATCAGCTGCGGGCATACCTTTTGGGATTATTAATTTTCAAGGAACTAGTAGTGCTAGAATGGAAGATTTGACATGGTTATCAAAGGAAATTAAATATCCGATTTATAAAATTAATGTTTTTCATATCAACGCTGAGCAGATGCCCGAACTAAATGTGCGTTACAATGATTTGTTATTTAAAGATAGATATAATATAGGCGTTTGGCACTGGGAGCTCCCTGATTTTCCGGAGGATTGGACAGACAGTTTTCAGTATGTCGATGAAATATGGGCGCCATCCACTTTTGTAGCTCAAGCACTTGCAATCAAAAGCCCTGTTCCAGTTATCAAAATTCCGCATTCTATTGAGGTGACAATAAAAGAATATAGAGATAGGAAATATTATGATTTACCCGAGAATTCTTTTCTTTTTCTAACGATGTATGACGTCAGAAGCTATCAAGAAAGAAAAAATCCTGAGGCCTCCATAAATGCTTTCAAAATTTCATTTGAGCCCGATGATATGTCAGTAGGCCTCGTAATAAAAGTGAATAGCTATAGATCTAAGTCCAATGAATTTTTGAAGTTAAAAAGTATGATTGAGGGTTACAGAAATATTTATATAATCAACGAAACTCTAAGTAGAAATGACGTGAATGCACTTTTGAATGTTTGTGATAGTTTCATATCGCTGCACAGGAGCGAAGGGTTTGGCTTGGGATTGGCTGAAGCTATGTATTTAGGCAAACCTGCTATCGGAACGAATTGGTCATCAACTACCGATTTTATGAATTATGACAATTCTTGTCTAGTGAAATATACCTTGGTTCATCCTACTAGAGATTTTGGGCCTTATAAGGCATATCAATACTGGGCCGAACCAGACATTAACCATGCTAGCGAGTTTATGAAGAAACTGGTGGATGATAATAAGTTTTATACTGATATTGGTAGCGAAGGTCAAACATTCATAAAAAAGTATTACTCACCAAGTTCTGTTGGTCAAGAAATAAGTAAAAGACTGAAATATATCGGTAAGTGGAAGTTTGGGGGGGGAATATGA
- a CDS encoding mannose-1-phosphate guanylyltransferase: protein MKTTCLIMAGGKGERFWPKSRTNLPKQFLNISGNKSMIQQCIDRLQNFIPIDQIFVITNELYAELIKAQIPALPFENIIIEPIGRNTAPCVGLASIIIEEKYRGSSMIVLPSDHIIKDETEFIEILKTAVSVSQLGGNLVTLGITPTYPETGYGYIESTNETIEMNNLRVYKVNQFVEKPSEDKALTYVKSGNYYWNSGIFVWRVDVLRKYIKDLMPEMHDILETMKSGFQTNERNDVIRAEFPKMPDQSIDYGIMEKAHDIYVIPCVFGWDDVGSWTALERIGNLDDSGNVIRGNTLSIDTQRCIIESNGKLIATLGVEDLIIVETDDVTLICKKDKAQEIKSLIKELKVQKLEHYL from the coding sequence ATGAAGACAACCTGTTTAATAATGGCTGGCGGTAAAGGGGAACGCTTTTGGCCAAAAAGCCGGACAAATTTACCTAAACAATTTTTAAATATATCAGGCAATAAATCGATGATACAGCAGTGTATAGACAGACTTCAAAACTTTATTCCAATTGATCAAATCTTCGTTATAACAAACGAATTATATGCTGAGTTAATTAAAGCACAAATACCCGCGCTGCCATTTGAAAATATTATAATTGAACCGATTGGACGTAACACAGCTCCTTGTGTCGGTCTAGCATCAATTATCATTGAAGAAAAATACCGAGGTAGTTCAATGATTGTATTACCCTCAGATCATATCATCAAAGATGAGACTGAATTTATTGAAATCTTAAAAACCGCTGTTTCTGTTAGTCAACTCGGAGGAAATTTGGTCACTTTAGGTATAACTCCTACATATCCTGAAACTGGTTACGGATACATTGAGAGCACTAACGAGACAATTGAAATGAATAATTTAAGAGTTTACAAAGTGAATCAGTTTGTAGAAAAGCCTAGTGAGGATAAAGCACTCACTTATGTTAAATCTGGAAATTATTACTGGAATAGTGGTATTTTTGTTTGGAGAGTAGATGTTTTAAGAAAATATATTAAAGATTTAATGCCAGAAATGCACGATATCTTAGAAACTATGAAATCCGGGTTTCAAACAAATGAGAGGAATGATGTCATTCGTGCAGAGTTTCCTAAAATGCCTGATCAATCAATTGATTATGGAATAATGGAAAAGGCTCATGATATATATGTAATTCCGTGTGTTTTTGGATGGGATGATGTTGGGAGTTGGACTGCACTTGAAAGAATTGGAAACCTGGACGACAGTGGAAATGTTATAAGGGGGAATACACTAAGTATAGACACGCAGCGTTGTATTATCGAGAGTAATGGAAAGTTGATAGCTACTCTTGGTGTGGAGGATTTAATCATTGTGGAGACAGATGATGTAACCCTTATATGTAAAAAGGATAAGGCACAAGAAATTAAATCACTTATCAAGGAACTAAAAGTACAAAAGCTTGAACACTATTTATAG
- a CDS encoding DUF2325 domain-containing protein, with product MKHKLAGRLMSLIPDDMDLDKAEPFKHVLMRQLAEPFPYRPFQLLLSELTDKQKKFMVDFLNIKIKIPQHQPFPDATFMQLLRMRISKNNEKVKAIRSILPMILPLLKDADSSQATGHLQAESELVQQYGKWHYYWSLRFFPIEDESIQHRLAELDTEPASPHPQQAITPAASLIASTCEAPEAEEAAAASEADPEAVEAEQTSVSEITASLQSEKGKALVAKERELRQKAELEAEKLRKQLRLLEKSHQRTSELYSGLEHRSREQQGRLGALEEALEQEKKKGYALERTKVQLESELRQLNKGLEQQQEREHRLQSQSQEQLDELKGKMKLLEQEVRSQSRPQLSAEQVLRFFQEKAGQYFADVAKVQDPTARVSLRERISSTMLLMNTIETWLQEDMAPADHPATEQAESAPQPDRDPEQAASPVTEETPDPSATQDDPAPEDRAPFYSGTFYRRDHGGYIVLEHGETFNITESMVNSIGLEHEAEVQCEPQQREDGTTSYYIRLLLQGDDSLAPVQQFMGYVKLGEHFTYYCVDMNNEELRFPIHEKDVAIQDPKDGDPCLFNVAVDGRYARLSKLFTAAELPQTDHAVKARPASRPKMTREEEPERYLEGCTIVIIGGLAKWFESVVAETGAKLVHDTGRSAERVHPHLRRANALFMLLSANSHDATGSCVPIAKECGVPHFKIEGSKSNLRKQLWDHQALIRSSPQLVDG from the coding sequence ATGAAGCATAAACTCGCAGGCAGGCTCATGAGCCTGATTCCGGATGATATGGATCTCGACAAAGCAGAACCCTTTAAGCACGTCCTCATGAGACAGCTGGCCGAGCCGTTTCCTTATAGGCCATTTCAGCTGCTATTAAGTGAACTGACGGACAAGCAGAAGAAATTTATGGTTGATTTTCTGAATATTAAGATTAAAATCCCCCAGCATCAGCCCTTCCCAGACGCAACCTTTATGCAGCTTCTACGCATGCGTATAAGTAAAAATAATGAGAAAGTCAAAGCGATCCGCTCTATTTTGCCCATGATTCTGCCGCTCTTGAAGGATGCGGATTCCAGCCAAGCGACAGGGCATTTGCAAGCTGAAAGCGAGCTGGTGCAGCAGTACGGGAAATGGCATTACTACTGGTCCTTGCGTTTTTTCCCGATCGAGGATGAGTCCATTCAGCACCGCTTGGCGGAGCTGGATACAGAGCCCGCGAGTCCCCATCCGCAGCAGGCCATAACGCCGGCGGCAAGCCTCATCGCGAGCACCTGCGAAGCGCCGGAAGCCGAAGAAGCGGCAGCAGCTTCGGAAGCGGACCCGGAAGCTGTAGAAGCGGAACAGACAAGCGTTTCGGAGATCACAGCGTCTCTTCAATCGGAGAAAGGCAAGGCGCTGGTGGCCAAAGAACGGGAGCTTCGCCAGAAGGCGGAGCTGGAAGCAGAGAAGCTGCGCAAGCAATTGAGATTGCTGGAGAAGAGTCATCAGCGCACCTCTGAGCTATATTCCGGCCTGGAGCATCGTTCCCGGGAGCAGCAAGGACGACTGGGCGCACTGGAAGAGGCTTTGGAGCAAGAGAAGAAGAAAGGCTACGCCCTGGAGCGGACAAAGGTGCAGCTGGAGAGTGAGCTGCGGCAATTGAACAAGGGGCTGGAGCAGCAGCAGGAGCGTGAGCACCGGCTTCAGTCGCAGAGCCAGGAGCAGCTGGATGAGCTGAAGGGTAAGATGAAGCTGCTGGAGCAGGAAGTAAGAAGCCAGTCCCGGCCTCAGCTGAGCGCAGAGCAGGTCCTGCGGTTTTTTCAGGAGAAGGCAGGGCAGTACTTCGCGGATGTGGCCAAGGTTCAAGATCCCACCGCCAGAGTCAGCCTGCGTGAAAGAATTAGCAGCACCATGCTCCTGATGAATACGATCGAGACATGGCTTCAAGAGGATATGGCTCCAGCAGATCACCCGGCGACTGAGCAGGCAGAGTCAGCCCCCCAGCCAGACCGCGATCCAGAGCAAGCAGCTTCACCTGTAACTGAAGAGACTCCGGACCCCTCAGCAACTCAGGACGATCCCGCTCCCGAAGACCGTGCCCCGTTCTATTCCGGCACCTTCTACCGGCGGGATCATGGTGGGTATATCGTGCTGGAGCACGGAGAGACCTTCAATATTACGGAATCCATGGTGAACAGCATCGGGCTGGAGCATGAAGCAGAGGTGCAGTGTGAGCCGCAGCAGCGGGAAGACGGAACGACCTCGTATTATATCCGTTTGCTCCTGCAGGGTGATGATTCGCTGGCGCCTGTCCAACAGTTTATGGGCTATGTGAAGCTGGGCGAGCATTTTACATACTATTGTGTAGACATGAACAATGAGGAGCTGCGGTTTCCGATCCACGAAAAGGATGTCGCGATCCAAGATCCGAAGGACGGCGATCCCTGTCTGTTTAATGTGGCAGTGGATGGCCGGTATGCGCGCTTGTCGAAGCTGTTCACAGCAGCCGAGCTGCCTCAGACAGACCATGCTGTCAAAGCGCGTCCTGCAAGCCGTCCCAAGATGACCCGGGAAGAAGAGCCGGAGCGCTACCTGGAAGGCTGCACCATCGTGATCATCGGCGGGCTGGCGAAATGGTTCGAGTCTGTCGTCGCAGAGACCGGGGCGAAGCTGGTCCATGACACGGGACGGAGTGCCGAACGAGTACATCCTCACCTGCGCCGCGCCAACGCCCTGTTTATGCTTCTGAGCGCCAATTCCCATGACGCCACAGGCAGCTGCGTTCCGATCGCCAAGGAATGCGGCGTGCCACACTTCAAGATTGAAGGCTCCAAATCCAATCTGCGCAAGCAGCTGTGGGATCATCAGGCGCTCATTCGCAGCAGCCCTCAGCTGGTCGATGGATAA
- a CDS encoding acetyltransferase has product MAREKVVVVGGGGHAKVVIDILQENAEFHEILGFTSLDFKGESLLGVPYLGDDSMMTTLRDVDSFIVAIGDNSLRKKIYQSLSKVGLRPINVISKKAYVSPHASLGQGVVICPGSVINPSAVLHDNVIVNTLAGVDHDCVLNSHCHVGPGASLAGGVVVGEGAFVGMKSSILPERLIGEWSVLGAGAVVIKDINPYTTAVGVPAKKIK; this is encoded by the coding sequence ATGGCTCGAGAAAAGGTAGTAGTAGTGGGCGGCGGAGGCCATGCCAAGGTTGTAATTGATATTCTTCAAGAAAATGCCGAATTCCATGAGATTCTGGGATTTACATCCCTTGATTTTAAGGGGGAAAGCCTGCTTGGGGTGCCCTATCTCGGAGATGATTCAATGATGACTACTTTGAGAGACGTAGATTCATTTATCGTTGCAATTGGAGATAACTCTCTTAGAAAGAAGATATATCAAAGCTTAAGCAAGGTGGGTTTGAGGCCCATAAATGTTATTAGCAAAAAAGCCTACGTATCACCCCATGCATCACTAGGACAAGGTGTTGTAATTTGTCCTGGCTCAGTAATAAATCCTAGTGCAGTGTTGCATGATAATGTGATTGTTAATACCTTGGCTGGTGTTGATCATGACTGTGTCCTTAACTCACACTGCCATGTAGGCCCAGGAGCTTCATTGGCTGGCGGTGTGGTGGTTGGAGAAGGAGCGTTTGTGGGGATGAAAAGTAGCATATTACCCGAGAGATTAATTGGTGAATGGTCAGTCCTAGGAGCGGGAGCAGTAGTAATTAAAGATATAAATCCATACACAACTGCAGTGGGAGTGCCCGCAAAGAAAATCAAATAA